DNA from Ciona intestinalis unplaced genomic scaffold, KH HT000016.2, whole genome shotgun sequence:
ATACAAGTTCAGAAAATATTTGCTCACCGCATTATGTAGCTTCCTAAATTCACTGTAACGATGTTTGATCTTCCACATAAAGCCATTATGGTGAACTTCTATTGTATATTcctgaatgaatgttactgaATAAGCtaatgaatattaaaaatgccATGCTGTATTACTTTACAATagcaaaactaaattaaaaaatatgatactTTTATATTGCAGAAACTCAGAAAGCTGGCATGGACAAAACtttggcactagtgaagaatcttctgGTACTTGGTACATactacatagcagaataggctggtggaaagtgttagcgGTTggtggttagtggttataggggtcagtagttagtggttataggggttcgAGGTTAGcaaatagggtggggggaagactcttcactagcaccaaaactTTTGGTGCTTGTAACCAAAGTAAATAGATCATTATATTAATGTCATCTACCTAAGCTATGCCTAGATGCTTACCGTGTAATCCTCGACTTGCTCCACGGAGTTAATAAAGACTTGAGTTTCTGGTTTCAAATCCATGCCGATTCCgacattctttaaatatttgctcACGAAAATCCTTAAGCAAATCTTTGTTaagcacgtaagtggtcaaataaattatttttcgtcgaacaggcattgagcacgtaagtgatTAATCGTGCACAGAGCCATATAAATAGCAGAGCCATAAATAGTGAGTAGTCTTGTTTCGCAAACGGCAAATAAAACGCCAATTTGTGTCAAAATTAACACGGGTATattgaaaaaacatatattttgaaaaattgaaGGAAAACTTGAACAAGTttagaaaatgtaaaatcatCAAATTGCCTccatttttcattgtttatacaaaaagattaaaaccaCTCATTTCCACTCATTgattttaatctctttggctTATATAACatatctaaaaatatataacattaacaatttaacgtttttaatttggttttaatctctttgctaTGGTGGTAAATATAAGGCCTCAACGGTTAGCAGATAAGGTAGTAGCAACCAAGGAGGTTTGTTTGCTATACCTTGTTACTTGGTTTAATACTTTaactattgttaaaattaaacatgttttttaactttgccAATGACGAAAACTTTACGTCGTTTCAGAGGCAAACCAACGGAAAATGAAAATGGGTGCTGtatggatagatatgctcaaatgtataACCTAAAGGTTCCAccaaagtttgccaaaactATACGGCTTAAAAAAACGAGTAAAAGgctgtttcgacaatgcataggatttcccataagaataatttcattcaattttgatcgtttctagtttctaaattactaaagaaaatttaaattttatttatgatttggtataaatgaatgatcaagaatatatataaaaaattgtaagaaaatgactttattattttttaatttttttgaattttttaatctagcggtcgaatttgcggttttgaaattcattttttaatagctgttttgtattttaaaactttaatggtagatttaggtcacatttgagcatatctatcaatacacaaattttgatttttcgttggtatgcgcCTTTAAGGAAACAGTTTTGAATGGGACCATTGTCCGTTTTGAAAATCAGTCATGGATATATGTGTTTTTCGAGATTgggtgacaatttagacaaccgaTTAATGACCACTTGGTTTAAGCAGTTCCAAATATCATTATtccagttacatttattccaaataaatatattttaaatataccaCTACACAATATTATATCAAATTTTTGAATTGATGCCAGACTTCTGTAGAACCAGCACTTCCCCATATTGATCAGCAAGATTTATTTCAAACTCATCTGAAACTTCATCCAATCTGTAATGTAGGAATTTCTCTCTCGAACAAAACTTCATCAAACCAGCAGCTTCAAGTCGATTAAGTTCGTCGTAAAAACGAATTTTGTAATCTTGCATATAGCAATGCATTCGAACAGTAGTGACCAAGTAAGAATTAGGTTTCAAAACCCGCAGAGCATCCTACACGTTAAGAAAAATGAATTCAGTAAAAAACTGAGCTACTTATACACACTTGGTTTTTAATGTCAGAGTTAGATTGCAAAAACGTTCAAGCACGTCTTACCTCTATACAATCTGGTTCGATGTTATGTATTGTAAACGCACCAACGTTAAAAACCATGTCGAACGACTGATCCGGGTACGGAAGTGGATTTGAGGAAGTTAGAATGTGTTCGGTTACATCActaattaccaaaaaaatgtatttgttttgcgttacaaaaaaataccaaaaattgtgtttgttttgcattacaaaaaaataaaaaaaaaatgtgtttgttggacttataattctttttaacCCCCaattggggggggggggggggggggtttgtcttttatatcttttataaaatCAGAATTCACAGATAAggtataagttacataaaacCATTAATTAAAGCGCCGGCGTGAAACTGTTACTGTTTATGCTGGGACCATATAGAGAACTAATATATTAgttttgatatatatttaGGCATATTTTAAAGGCTTATAAtcttaaatacttttatagCATTCGATGTGGCATTTTTAAGCGAAGACGCGGTGGactaatttaagtttaaaatacaacacgCGCCCAGTAGTTTTACAAATGCgaatttacatatattttcatCAAGTATTTTATAACAGAACCAGCACGTTCTTTACATAGCAGTCGTCTGTGCTTCATCTGCTGTAATATAAAGTTCATATTACACGCCCGCTTGAAGAGCAAGGTAGTTGACGCATCGGGTGTTCGCTTGAAGCGCAAGATAGTTGACGGATCGGGTGTAACACTAATGGGTTAACGTACAGTTGGTTGATCTTACCTGTATATACCTTTCTCCATTGCAACCTTGAGCATTCCTTCTGACCCATCAAGCGCGCTCATGTTACCAAGAAAACCAGCACTGCGGAAAGCGACGCCTGAAAGTCCAGTACCTGAAATGATTCGgttaaatttttgattaatGTATGACAAAAGTCTATAACTAAGCTACCTGCTCCAAGGTCCaacagtttaaagtttttcatttgttCTTGTGATACGAGCGAAGCTGCTTTCTGTGCGGCAACTTCAGGCGCGGTGTACGCCAAAGTTTTCATATCACTGTCCCAAGTTGCCCCATGTTCGTCGTAATAGTTTAGggaaactttaaattaaattctttgtttaagaTATATAGAGCTGTATGTCTTAAACATTAgtgcaacaaaacaaatgtatatatgaAGGCAAtcgttttaaatttacctgtTTAAGTTACTCTTACTATCTTACgcatacatatattttttattaaactctaCTTTTTTCTCGCCTGAACTGAAATACAGGGTTCAATAACCCAGGATACACATTGTGGGCTTTTTTGAGGAGTAAtcattttatgtatagtagggtggggaaagatgggacatctttagcacataatacccaaatatctttatcgtgtcttaaacaacaaacgacggtctatgggagtcgtgagcatatacggttttataattctttgaatgttctttgtttgctaccaaatgagacaagaaaatagaaagaaaaggtgttctaccttcccccatcccactatagcAAGTTCTTTTAacacatttattaaacataaaaaattaatctgaaacaaatttagttcagataaaacttgaatatcaattaattaaaataaaacaaacctaatatattgaaaaatggCTTTATAACAAGTTGTTGATGTTGTTATAGGCctctttaaaatgttgtataataaaaatgttcaactgatgcatttttttacctgtggGGTTATCTTCGGCAGGGGGTATATTGAATACCCATCCGTAGACTTCATCCAGCGGTTTCTGAGCCATGTTACAATTTATAGCAAacgttgttttatatatttttttatatctgctgattttttttatatttgatttaaaaaagtatagtTGTGCAATATACCCACACGCCAAAATTTAACACTCTGAACTATCGTTAGCCTAAGATTAAAACCGGGATGCTCATACCAGttctttatcaaaaaaaatgtttatgtataaTGTTATGTATAATGTTCAGATTTGATAAATAGTTTCCTGTGATGTTTCCGACTAAAAACACC
Protein-coding regions in this window:
- the LOC100178073 gene encoding uncharacterized protein LOC100178073, with the translated sequence MSALDGSEGMLKVAMEKGIYSDVTEHILTSSNPLPYPDQSFDMVFNVGAFTIHNIEPDCIEDALRVLKPNSYLVTTVRMHCYMQDYKIRFYDELNRLEAAGLMKFCSREKFLHYRLDEVSDEFEINLADQYGEVLVLQKSGINSKI